taaggcttctttaaaatacagccagctctcctagaCTCCTTTTCCcatcatattagcctcccaggggatcctgcccatcagatcCCTAAGGCAGtcaaagataatggctctgcagtcacatcagccaactccctcagcatccatggatgcattagatctggacccactgaagtccagggtctgtattttgctactctccttttttccttttgtgaggatcctgaactcaaccatctcatggtcactactgcctaggttgccacccacttctacttcccctaccaatttttccctgtttgtaagcagcaggtcaagaggagaacagcccctagttggttcctccagcacttgtaccaggaaattgtccccagTACTCTCCAAAACCTtcttggattgtctgtgcacttttcccccagcagatgtcagggtgattgaagtcccccattagaatcagggcctgtgatctggaaacttcagttaattgtccAAAGAAAACCCCATCTACTTCAGCCTTCTGatccagtggtctatagcacacgcccaccaccacatcacccttgttgctttcacctctaaacttaacccaaagactctcaacaggcttttctccagtttcagactggagctctgagcaaccataccgctctcttacatacaatgcaactcctccatctttcctgaacagtttatatccatccatgagaGTGCTCCAGTCATGAGAACcgccccaccaagtttctgttattctaATCACATCATAGATCCTtaattgtgccaggacttccaattcttcctgcttgtttcccaggcttcttgcattcgtgtACATGCACCTgagataactagccaattgcactactttctcagtatgaataaGGAGGCTTCCCATTTTGTACCCTCCTctttgtgtttcctcctggtatcccacctccccacttacctctgagcttaggtcaccatcccccggCAAATCTAGTTTACTTGTTTTAGCTAGTCTTCTGCTACTAATCTCAGCTCACTTGATCCCACTGCAATCCATCTGCCTGTTCACATTAAAATGATAGAATTCATTATTtttacctccccctcccccaaattaacATAATATATCTCAACTGGTCTTCACAGCAAACACAGGACCAGATTGTGAGCTGCTTTTCCACAGCTGAACATTTAGTCCCATGAGTCCCATTGGATTCAGTGGtagtactcatgtgagtaattacTCCTCTGTGTGAGAAAAGACTCAAGCTGGGCCACAGCAAACTCTCCCAGCATTTGCCTCCTCTCCTTTTCTTTGTTCCATTCTACTAATTCTTCAGATCGTAAAACATGGTGATGGTGAGGCTTTTACTTCTGTAAATTTCTATCTAGAGAGGACTGTAAAGACCAAAAGGGCTGGAACCATGTGTTGTATTATGCCTGCAAAGCAATACAACACCTTCTCCCAACCCATGGCACTATATCATTATAATAACAAAGAATAATCTCATCCCCCATTGAAGATGCTCAACCCCTACACTATCAACAGAGCACTTAGACACTGGGTTAGTGTTCACATTCACCCCCCTCAGGGGTATGGCTTTGTTTGTTAACTCAAAAATGGGATCACATCAGCCTGAGACCAAACTTTTTCCTTGATATTTTCCTCTAAGTCTCCTGTGTCCTTGCTCCTTACTCTAGTGAGCCACTCCGACTTCCTTAATGTTCCACAGGAAGTAAGGAGCTGCACTGGCCCCAATAAGTCAGTAGAGCTTCAGCAGCTTTATACCATTTGCTGACAAGGTGGTCAACAGAAGCGCCATAAACCCCTATTACACTTTGTTTAAAGAAATCATATTCCTAATGTAGCGAAGAAACCTTTGATGCGCATCAACAAAATACCAGAGGttaaatcctggcttcattgaaatcaatggcaaaactcccagcgacttcagtggaagccaggatttcacccaagataTTAATGATAGTGGCTATTTTTTGTATGACTTGGCTATGGTTGAACACGTggcactcccactgaagtcgatgaaAGGATATGGTTTTAAACAACCAAAAATATTCAAGAGAATCCAGCAGCTGGCAACTAACagatgctttaattttttttaaatggattaatgGAGATCCCTTTGGGCATAGTCACATGTATGCTTTTTATTCCCACTAATCATAATTTTTCATACAGAAATGTTATATCATAAttccttttctcccctttttgAATAATGCAATAATATAATAATCTGATATTGTCTATTACAATAATTTCAATGTAAAGAAGTCCACATAAAATTATGGGTTTCTTGAAGAGTTACTGGGCAAAAATTTGTTTTCTATCATGactcagttgaaatcaatggatataTACGTAAGtgcttattcataaatgatggaTACGGCTCCGTATCTGTCACAGAGATCGCGGAAGTCACGGAGTCCGTGACTTTCCACAACCTTCATGACTTCTACAGGGGCCGGGTGGCTGACCCCACAGCTGCCaaagcagctggctctggggccagctacaccagctgctgctccggTGGCCCCAGGCAGTGGTCCCTGGCTGGCCGGAGAAGCTGCGGTCCGCAGCCcctggcagctggtgctgctggcctTAGGTGGCCCCCCGAGCAGtgtcccccctcccacctcatttaatcacaggtatttttagtataaatcatggacaggtcacctgcagttaatttttgtttattgcccgtgacctatccatgacttttactgaaaatacccgtgactaaatcatagccttaatgatGGATCTGCAATTGATCGCGCAAAATCTGTGCATCAGCCATATATACTTATACTTGTAAACATAAAGCAAAACACTgcatatgaaaaaatatttataatattttatttgaagtAGTATATGGAAAACTatagtttatttaaaacataGCTCTGTAAATGATTGCTTTTCAGAGGTATTACAGTAAACCTAATTGTATCTTAAATACTAGAAACATGAAATAAATACGTGAGGAAACCCAATTTTATTAACCGCAGCTCTATCGATCCCTATTTGCTTTCTGAAAACTCAAGGCCAAAACATATAGTGTAGAAAGCAATCATGGACTGCCACAAGCCCATAAAAAAGTCTAATCTTTCTCACCCCATAAAAGAAATCTACACTTATTCTGTTACAAAAAATCTGCTTTTATTAAGTTCTCTGCTtcaacatttaaatgttttatttcctcTCAGGGCAATGCATTGACAAGCTACATGTTAAATGAGACCGGACATGAAACACCTCACTGGTTTGCAAAGGAAAAAGAGTGGACATTTAACGAATCTATTCAAAAGTGATAGGAAAATAGGAAATTACTTAGCCACAAACTGTTCCAGGCTATCACATATTTTAAGAGCTGTAGACGCAAGTTAACATTTGAGCCATGAATGCAACATACAGTATATTTAATACAGTCAATTGTTTGAGCACTCTCTACTTTGGTAATAGTAGTACTACAAAAAAAAAGTAGAGATCCTGCATAGGATTCCTCAATATTCTGAAgccatagtcaacctgtggaactccttgccagaggatgttgtgaaggccaagactataacagggttcaaaaaaagaactagataagttcatggaagataggtccataaatggccattagccaggatgggcagggatggtgtctctagcctctgtttgccagaacctgggaatgggcgacaggggatggatcacttgatgattacctgttctgttcattccctctgtggcacctggtaTTGGTCAGTCAGAaaaaaggatactgggctagatggacctttggtcttacccagtatgaccattcttatgttatgaagCACGATACAATTAAGTGCAACTCTTTTTTACTGTGTCCAGGTAATGGGCCAAGTTCTGTAAAACTGAATAAAATTATATGCCAGACAATAATTTCAGGCAGACAGGTAAAAGTAGGCCTATCTGTTACTTTTCATGGGGGATGAACCTgtaaaacaattttgaaatctTTAGCCCACGTTGTTTGAATTAAAAGCGGAAAAAGTAATCGTTGCAGGGTCAAGTGCTGCAGCATTCCTTTGTGGCCTGCCGTAGTACTACTCACCATATCTCAGTTTCCTTCTGGTTCTTCAATAGTCAGCATCCGCCTCCAATGTGGTTAGGCCCCATGCTGACTTAGCTCTCCAGCTAAATCACACCGAAGTTCCTTTCGGGGTATCCAAGCTCCAAAACAAATACAACAAAACTAAAACTGACAGTCATCTGTCTTGGACCCAGGCAGCCCTTCTATTCAGTTTGTCTTTTCTAGTTAACACTCATCTAGGCTCCGTTTCAGCCAACTTTTCCTCACAAAGGCTCCGACAGACAGCAGTCTCACTCAGCTCCCAGGCTTCCATCACCCAGTACAAGTTGGAGATCTGCTTCCCTTCTCCATCAGCTATCGACTGAGCTAGGCCAACCTCGATGCAGATGTAGTGGATTGGGGCTGATGTTGAACCCACAGGCTCTTGTAAACCCCTTGTAGGCCAGTGTGGGGTTTACACCCCTGCACAGAAATGTTAACACAAATTGTCAAACTGTTTAAatccacaattttttttcccaaggaaCATGCTAAAACAGCTTGTGCTGTTGCCTTTCCCAAAAAATTCCTCTctgataaaacaaaaaacaaagcaaaacaaaaagcggAAAGGATGTGTGTGGGCttcaaaaatcagatttaaactAGACACTGTTTTACGAACTATGCAATTACTGTCCTACCGTGACACCATAATCAAAATATACATATTTCCATGTTAGGAAAAAAATTAGGCACAGATTTGTGAGCATATTTTGGCAACAACAGATTTCAGTGTAACTTGGCCTTGATAGGTTATATCAGTGCTGTGATGAATTACATTGAGCCTGGCATCCCACCAGCTCTTACACCACGAATGCATTATTCCATAGCTAGTACTGCTAATAGGATCCTGATTGAACAGCTCTACATAATAAGAAACCTTGTTGGGGACGATTATTTTCTTTGTCATTATCAACAGTTCTGCTTGTAAAACTAACTAGCAGAAGCAAAGGAAGCTGTGTGGATTATAAcaacataaaagaaaaacagagataAGATCAACCTTTAACCCCGCAGTGTGTTTTAACAGACACCCTCTGGCTTTGTAAAACTGCTGGGTTCTTGCAACCTGCCTAGTGCAGGGAAGCATGCGTAAATGCCGGGAACAGAAATATTATTGAACACAGCAAGTAAGCAGCACATTCGTGCTTCCACATTCTGGGACAGACAATGCTTCCTCTTCTTAAGTGGAAGAAGAGTCCTCAGGGAGATTTTTGCTTCCGCATGCACCTGTGTGGGGAGTGAAAGGTGGGCTACTACAGATAGGTGTACTTGggatatgtgtacactgcaattaaacacccacggctggcctgtgtcagctgacttgggcttgtggggctcatgctatggggctGTAGACATTCGAACTCCAGCTCAAGCCCAAATGTTGTGGAGTGCTCCGAGGCACTCCACAAACCACAGAGGCATGGCTGGGCAAGGTGGGGTCTGACCAGGATTCTACTCCTTCTGTCCTCCCTGTTGGGAGGAATACAGACTGCAGtcttttcagaaatgctgccGCTCCATTAAGAACTCTTCAGAGACTATTTGGTCAGTGTGCCTCTCTCTTACCTCCTCATCCCCAAACACCAGCTGTGGATACAAAAACCAAAATCTCTGTCTTTACACTAAAACTAATTTCAGTGAACAAAGTGGTTATTAATGCATTATGTTTGGGGACTCTCTTAAAATAAATCTTATAATAGTTAAGAATGAATGAGTCTGTTAAAAGAATACAATTACTGGTTACCGGGAATTTAAGTCTTTAAATTGATGAGGCAATTCAGCATGAAAACTATCTAGGAGCAAAGTCTGCGTCTTCAATTAGAGACCAAAGTCTGTATGTCAAACATTTGTGTTTTCCACAATGTTTTGTATAACATCACAATAGTTAATGACACAAAGATTATGCAAATTTGAAGATAGATTAAGCATTCTCATGACTTCATGCACCATGTTCTATGACTCTTTTTACTTCTTGATTTGTATGGTGTTTGATTGTAAACTTTAATCTCAGTCTTCACGAACATATGCCTctccagccatttaaaaaaacaacaacatttcactaaCATTTTATCCTGTTGCCTAAGACCTTTTTTTCCTTGGCATCCATCCTTGTAAATTAAATTCACACTCTCAACCCCCCCCTTGCAAGTCTCTGGGGGGTCTAGTTCTTCTGTACCGATTCACATGCAGAAGACTTAACTCAAGTAGATAAACCTTCCAAAAGAAGTAGTGTCTTACCAGCGACACATGATGAAGGTTAAGGAAAACTTTGGTATTAAATAATATTGGTGAGATATTCCATTGCCTTGGAACTGGCCTCAAGAAATATCAATAGGAGTTAAGAAAGCAGCCTACAAGCACTTTGTTACTGTGAGATATGTCAAAAAGGTTGGTACAAATTTAAtctgataatacttagtctttgATTACAACTCACAAGCACAGGAGCTTTTGTGAACCATGGCACTCACTCATTAGGTTCCCTACCCTAACAAGCCAAACCTCAAATTCCACATTATAACCCTATGCTTTCCCTTCATCTAAAACCTCTGGAGAACTCAACAAGGGATAGTTTTATTACTGATAATTCCATGATATGATCAACATTATTTTGCACTCAGTATACATTGCCTTGTCATTAAAACTATTGTTAAACATTAAAGATATTGGGCTCAATTCTCATCTTCGTTTTACTAGAGTAAATCCAAGgagttcctcctgatttacactagtgccagagatcagaatctggttccATGcttacaatataaaaataattaattttaggGGACTGGAGactgacaaaaataaaattcatgtttgacttcaaatatatttttcatgagAAATGCAGTTCTATTTTTTGCTCACATTTCCGGCTACTGAACAAATACCTTTCACTTATGCATAGCAGAGTCATATGTTGGGTTAACTCATTTGCCCTAGCATTGTGAAAGCTTAATGGGCACAttctaaggggaaaaaagttaaaatattttaaattgtaacaATGTAATAAAACAAtctgagaaaaaaatatagttAAAATTACTTTGTGGAGTGTGCAGAGTTAATTAGCGCAGCATACAGACACAAAATGGACAGCCAGGGCACAGGATCATCCACAGTCAGCACAAGAATAAAAATGCATGATGGAAGGGGTGATGTGGGTTGGGAAATGTGACTGCATGTTCCCAGATGATGAAAAAAGAGCAGGTATATTCATCAACTAAGAAGCTTCTGGAAAGTGTGTAAGGTCTAAAGGGGGCAGGAAGAGTTGTCGGAGAGGAGACTGTGTATGGTTACAACATTCTAAATTCTGGGCAAAACAGCTATGCCCAGTGCCACTGAATATTGTGAATGTCAGTATTATAGAACGAAAAGGGACATTATTTTGAAGGAGAGACTGCACGTAGCAAGCGGACACAGCTGAACATGGGACAATGAAGGGGGCATTACCACAGCTTGATACTCAATGTTGATACTGAACCAGAACATTCTATTGGCCCTGGTCTCCTTTGAGAACTGAAGTTATGAAATGTCCACAAGATGTAAGAGTCTTGAGAGCACCATAAGGGGATTCAAAGAATTGGAATCATAAGTTAATGAGCCATTAGATTCTGGAAATCTTTGattcagaagggaccatgatgcAGAGATATGGAAAGTGCATTTACGTCAATTTACTTATGATACAATATTTCAGATCACAGCTTTTTAGATAAATTCTTTCCACAAATTATTCGGTATTCTGCAAGAAGATATATATAgcacacatacacaaaatttCCCATTGCTTGTAAAAATGATGACGAGCTAAagtttaaacaaatataaaaaaatcttttgttttgcTTAGCATAATGAAAAATTACCTTAGCCTCTTAAAATACCCATTTTAAAAGGATACCATGAAAAGAGGGAAATGTAACTCATTGCTATGCCACACTATGTTGCAAGAGCCAATATTGAAAACTACTTAAAACTTCTTCAAAGTACAATCAAACTCTTAATTAATGTTCATTCCATATTCttaacaaaaactaaaaaaaaccccaccacataATGGATACCCCAAGAAAATTCACCTCTTAGTTTTTTCATagatttgaaatatttcattaattcTTTCATCAAAAGAATAGTTTATCTGTGTTTTTTGCATTATTAATGTTATGCTACAATAACACTGCTAATGCAATTTCATTATTTCTACTTCAATGAAATCAGAAAAGATGTGTACTTTTTGCTTCTGGGTTTTACAAGCTTGAAAACAATCAATCATCTTCATATTAAAGAAAGACAAAAGGGTAAAAATACTGTACATTTACAAATCAGatttctctttgtttctttgtAGAGTGATTTCTTCGTAAATTTGCTGCCTGAACTTCAACATGTCTTCTACATCTTTGTAGAAGAGCATTTCTTCAATAGACAGGAGCTTCCAGCCATTCAGTTTAAAAGCTGACTTGTTTTGCACAGCATTTAACATCTTTAATGACACTCTAACTGAATCACTTAAAGTAGAACAAACAGGGAAAATCCGAGCAGTCCACAAACCCAAAATTGTCTTGTCACCAGAGAAGAGTTGGTCTGAAACTCTCAGGTCCCAGAGGTCCAAGCACTGCAGTAAACTGATTCCAAAAAACTGAAGGGAATGTATGTCTGACAACAATTTCACATTCTTTTTCAAGTTGTCTTCTACACCAAGCACCATACTCACATACATTACTTTTCCATTAACCCTGATGCTCAATGAACTCACAAAAGAGTTTGGTGGTACATCTATGTTAGCACTTATGCAACAACCACTGACAATGCTGTTTGCCCCTACTGAAACCTCAGGTCCCAGCCTAGAGTATTCAATAACAGAGGCAGGTGCTACAACACATCTTGAATCCAGTATGCTTTGAATGACACATGCCGATATATCTGAGTTTTCTGCTTTATCTGGAAAGATGCTAAAAGCTTTAGATAGTAAGCCAAGCTCCAATTTCAATTTACTATCAGAAGTAAAATGAAACAAATACTCTTGTGTAGTCCCAATATGATAGAACTTGGAGTTATTTAAGACTATAACATTAAGTGATGTTCCTTTAAGAAGAGAAAATAGCTTCTGCCTTATTTCTCCTAACTGTGATCCTTCTTTTGTGACATTATCTGTGATTTTTGTGTAATCATGAGTTGCTCCAGGTCCCAGAGCCTGGAGAAAATCACCATATGCATCTATTTCACAGGAAAGAGTATCCAGCTGCTTAAAAAATGTTAGTAATTGTTTTGCAATGCTATGATCAATGTAAAATAAGCTGTCTGTATACACATACTCATAGTCCATTTTTAAGTCATAGTGTTCTCCAGAGGAGTTTGGTTGAGAGCAATTCCTCCTTATGCATACTGCACCAGACTGATGCATCTTTTCAATATTAGGTTTATGTAGGAAATGATGACAAGATCTGTATTCAAGCTCTTTTTCTGATAAAGCAGATGAATCTAACACAAATACTCCATGAGTGGTACCAATAGTCAAATCTGAAGGGTGAGCTAATGCAGTGAACCCAGGTTTATCAAACTTGATGACATCTGTTGCTCCAATACTATAAAGTTCAATATCATCTGCACAAGTAATGAGAATTCCTGGATTCATATGGGTAGGAAaatcaatgtacattgccaactTCAACTCCAACATCTGGTAAATAGGGTCACCAAAAGGCAAAGCTGTGAAAATTTTTCCCAGTGCACTTGCATGTGGTAAACGTTGACTATaaccaccttaaaaaaaaaaaatagttttattatatacaagtttcacacacacacactcctctttaAAGATCTCTCTTATTGGTATATACAATTATCAAGAACTAGTTATGAGTTACAATATCGAAGTGGCTATTTTACATATGCACATGGCTGTATTTTAAGCatgcctttaaaaagaaaaatgaagatttaAAGAACTGATATTTCTAATGTCAGTCAAACTCTTTCAGACAGAATTAATGCTGGATCCTGATCTTGATCCTCAGAGTGTCCAAAAGACAGTATGCGTTAAAGAGAGCATTTCCTAATTTATTGACTTTATCctctacagcagtgtttcccaaacttgggacaccgcttgtgtagggaaagcccctggcgggccgagccggtttgtttacctgccccgaccgcaggttcggacgatcgcggctcccagtggctgcggttcgccgctccaggccaatgggagctgctggaagcggcggccagcacgtcccttggcccgtgccgcttccagcagctcccattgacctggagcagcgaaccgcagccagtgggagccgcgatcggccgaacctgcccagcccgccaggggctttccctacacaagcggcgtcccaagtttgggaaacactgctctacactTTGTGCTCACAGTAAACTAGGAAAAGGACTTTTTGCATACAATGGAAACAAGAAAACTGAATTACTTCCATTTCATCTTTGATTTGGTAGATAAACCCTCCCACTCTCCTGTCCTTTTCTCCCATGTCAccattttttatatttacttctcCCACTCCCTTAAAATCAGCAAATATCTGGCATAGAGCCAAACTCTGTCATCAAGCGACTGGCAttcaagtctctcttctttctacATGTAAGCAGTCCCTTTTGCAATTTCAAGCCATAAATGAGCCAAACAACCCATCTCCCCCAGAGGATGTTGCTGTATGATGACATAAGGCTTCTTTCTCTCAAAAAGCTGAGGTTGCTGTTTCACAGCCCTTCCAGACTCTTTTAGCTGAGATAGTTGGACATGAACTGCAAACCCACATTCAGATGCCATTCGATTGCCAAGTCAGCCAGCCAAATCTGAGCTTACTTAAGAGGGATCACATTTGACAACTTCTTCTtcccaacaccaccaccacattttcattcagggagaaaagaaaaaaatagcatagTGTCACAGAAAATTTAAAACAGGAAAAGGATTTACCAGAATGAATTAATATGATAGTAAGAGAAGTCCATTTATCACCATACATTTCTTCCAAGCACTGAAGGACATGAAGAGTTGATCCACCATTTCCTACAAAATATTCAATACATAAATTAAGAATATAAACATTAGTTACATAAACATGTCAAGTGTATTAAATTCATGTGCTATCGGTACCAGGGGTTGAAGTG
This DNA window, taken from Trachemys scripta elegans isolate TJP31775 chromosome 8, CAS_Tse_1.0, whole genome shotgun sequence, encodes the following:
- the FPGT gene encoding fucose-1-phosphate guanylyltransferase yields the protein MRAEAELDVLLQEATRRRLAKFDELRGKVTQTGEFWDVVVITAADKKQELAYQQQLSEKLKRKELPLGVHYHVFVDPPGPKIGNGGSTLHVLQCLEEMYGDKWTSLTIILIHSGGYSQRLPHASALGKIFTALPFGDPIYQMLELKLAMYIDFPTHMNPGILITCADDIELYSIGATDVIKFDKPGFTALAHPSDLTIGTTHGVFVLDSSALSEKELEYRSCHHFLHKPNIEKMHQSGAVCIRRNCSQPNSSGEHYDLKMDYEYVYTDSLFYIDHSIAKQLLTFFKQLDTLSCEIDAYGDFLQALGPGATHDYTKITDNVTKEGSQLGEIRQKLFSLLKGTSLNVIVLNNSKFYHIGTTQEYLFHFTSDSKLKLELGLLSKAFSIFPDKAENSDISACVIQSILDSRCVVAPASVIEYSRLGPEVSVGANSIVSGCCISANIDVPPNSFVSSLSIRVNGKVMYVSMVLGVEDNLKKNVKLLSDIHSLQFFGISLLQCLDLWDLRVSDQLFSGDKTILGLWTARIFPVCSTLSDSVRVSLKMLNAVQNKSAFKLNGWKLLSIEEMLFYKDVEDMLKFRQQIYEEITLQRNKEKSDL